The following proteins are encoded in a genomic region of Microcoleus sp. FACHB-68:
- a CDS encoding AMIN domain-containing protein, which translates to MKQDRGFGGLLLAGAVVLMGQAPVWAQATQVTGVQVRQSNQGIEVFLETQSGERPQIFTVSRGNDLVADVINTQLRLPQGNIFRQDNPYPGIASVVVTQLDANSVRVIVAGTTGTPSGQIAGRDSQGILFSFTPGAGTAAGRPSQNVPPAPPGLPSINPGPMAQTPPGPAPNVLVPNPEITIDGVPATPPIANMPPAAAGPSAAPPFLPRAVAPPVGDIAAATTDSAASTIDLGTNQRVPRLVLKDAPVREVLSLLAREAGLNLAFTAEVPGGPTAAGQPAAPGGQAAAGAGIPTISLDIENESVQDIFNYVLRLSGLQANRIGRTIFVGSRLPNELSDVVIRTYRLNQVQARQASGFLASMGAESAVTSTQEVTQVTAIPIQGTQQAITQSNTRTQTTIDTLRFTSQNAQPVLQGLQVLVDERLNSVTLVGPRRLVEMAASQLVQLDLRRRQVAVNVKIIDINLSSVDNFNSSFSFGIGDTFFVNDNGAAALNFGGINPPSRATTTGGITNPPIVPNPLSEEEPFFDTRGTFNVPLTGNPNGVYLDPRPPVSRDPLDVGVQEYTVPTIDPATGNITATGSATFGLFPFIQYPRRFLSLLQAQVISGNAKILTDPTLVVQEGETARVNLTQDVIGNIEIERESSEGVTVSTTTAEKEQAGLILAVIVERIDDNGFISLRVNPQVRSIADSAVFEDTTIALLAERSLDSGLIRLRDGQTLILSGIIQEQDRVTARKIPLLGDLPIIGALFRSTDRTNTRAEVIVVLTPQIMDDSELSPFGYGYTPGQDVRPLIQRQMLPEGNSR; encoded by the coding sequence GTGAAACAGGATCGGGGATTTGGCGGCCTCTTGCTCGCAGGAGCAGTGGTATTAATGGGACAAGCGCCGGTGTGGGCGCAAGCTACCCAAGTCACAGGTGTGCAGGTTAGGCAAAGCAATCAGGGAATTGAGGTTTTCTTGGAAACTCAGAGCGGCGAACGCCCTCAGATTTTCACGGTAAGCCGGGGTAACGATCTGGTCGCCGATGTCATCAACACACAGCTTCGCTTACCACAAGGCAATATCTTTCGTCAAGACAACCCCTATCCTGGCATTGCCTCCGTGGTCGTCACTCAGCTTGATGCCAATAGTGTTCGGGTGATCGTCGCCGGCACTACTGGTACTCCTTCTGGACAAATTGCCGGTAGAGACAGTCAGGGGATCCTCTTTAGCTTTACGCCGGGAGCCGGCACAGCCGCAGGACGCCCTAGCCAAAATGTGCCGCCAGCCCCACCGGGTCTGCCTTCGATTAACCCAGGGCCAATGGCTCAAACTCCACCAGGGCCGGCACCCAATGTTTTGGTTCCAAACCCAGAAATTACCATTGATGGCGTGCCGGCAACTCCTCCGATTGCCAATATGCCGCCCGCTGCTGCCGGTCCCAGCGCAGCGCCACCTTTCTTGCCACGAGCCGTTGCACCACCCGTGGGCGATATTGCAGCCGCAACCACTGATTCAGCGGCTTCGACTATCGATCTGGGCACCAATCAGCGGGTGCCTCGTTTAGTTTTGAAAGACGCGCCGGTTCGCGAGGTGTTGTCACTCTTGGCAAGAGAAGCCGGTCTTAACCTCGCCTTTACCGCAGAAGTCCCTGGTGGGCCGACAGCAGCCGGTCAGCCAGCAGCACCTGGGGGTCAAGCGGCAGCCGGTGCCGGCATACCGACGATTTCACTAGATATTGAAAATGAGTCGGTACAAGATATCTTTAACTACGTCCTCCGGCTCAGTGGTTTGCAAGCCAACCGAATTGGACGCACAATTTTTGTAGGCAGCCGATTACCCAACGAGCTAAGTGATGTGGTGATTCGTACCTATCGGCTTAACCAGGTGCAGGCACGACAGGCATCCGGCTTTTTAGCCAGTATGGGAGCCGAGAGTGCTGTGACTTCCACTCAAGAAGTGACTCAGGTAACGGCTATTCCCATCCAAGGAACCCAGCAAGCAATTACACAATCGAACACCAGGACTCAAACAACCATTGACACCCTTCGCTTTACCTCGCAAAACGCACAACCCGTCTTGCAAGGTTTGCAAGTCTTGGTTGATGAGCGGCTCAATTCTGTTACCTTAGTTGGCCCTCGCCGTCTCGTAGAAATGGCTGCCTCTCAATTGGTGCAGCTTGACCTACGTCGGCGTCAAGTGGCGGTCAATGTCAAAATTATTGATATTAACCTCTCCTCAGTAGATAACTTCAACAGCAGTTTTTCTTTTGGAATTGGTGACACTTTCTTTGTCAACGATAACGGAGCTGCTGCCCTCAACTTTGGAGGGATTAACCCCCCTAGTAGAGCAACTACCACCGGCGGCATAACGAATCCGCCAATAGTTCCTAATCCCCTTAGCGAAGAGGAACCTTTCTTTGATACACGGGGCACATTTAATGTACCGCTTACCGGCAATCCTAATGGGGTTTACCTAGACCCCCGTCCGCCTGTATCGCGAGATCCCCTAGACGTAGGTGTTCAAGAGTACACGGTTCCTACAATAGATCCAGCAACAGGAAACATCACTGCTACTGGCTCTGCAACTTTTGGCTTATTTCCTTTTATCCAATACCCCAGAAGGTTTCTATCCCTGCTGCAAGCTCAAGTGATCAGTGGCAATGCGAAGATTCTGACCGACCCGACATTAGTCGTTCAAGAAGGGGAAACTGCTAGGGTCAACCTCACTCAAGATGTAATTGGCAACATCGAGATCGAGAGAGAATCCTCTGAAGGTGTAACAGTAAGCACAACGACAGCAGAAAAGGAACAGGCCGGTTTAATTCTTGCTGTTATTGTTGAGCGCATTGACGATAACGGTTTTATCTCGTTAAGGGTTAACCCCCAGGTAAGATCCATTGCGGATTCAGCAGTGTTTGAAGACACCACCATTGCTTTACTGGCAGAGCGTAGCCTGGACTCTGGACTGATTCGCTTGCGAGATGGCCAGACCTTAATTCTCTCAGGGATTATTCAAGAACAAGATCGAGTTACCGCTAGAAAAATCCCCCTGTTGGGCGATCTGCCAATTATTGGTGCTTTGTTTAGAAGCACTGATAGAACCAATACACGGGCTGAGGTGATTGTGGTGCTGACGCCGCAGATTATGGATGACTCTGAACTCTCACCGTTCGGCTATGGCTACACTCCAGGCCAAGATGTGCGTCCGCTGATCCAAAGGCAGATGCTCCCTGAGGGCAATTCTCGGTAA
- a CDS encoding HU family DNA-binding protein: MNKGELVDVVAEKASVTKKQADAVLTAALEAIMEAVSEGDKVTLVGFGSFESRERKAREGRNPKTGDKMEIPATRVPAFSAGKLFKEKVAPE; this comes from the coding sequence ATGAACAAAGGCGAATTAGTTGACGTTGTGGCTGAAAAAGCCAGTGTGACTAAGAAACAGGCCGATGCTGTACTCACAGCAGCCCTGGAAGCGATTATGGAAGCCGTTTCCGAAGGTGACAAAGTGACATTGGTCGGCTTTGGCTCGTTTGAATCTCGCGAACGCAAAGCCCGCGAAGGTCGCAACCCCAAAACCGGCGACAAAATGGAAATCCCGGCAACGAGGGTGCCTGCCTTCTCCGCCGGCAAGTTGTTCAAGGAGAAGGTTGCGCCCGAATAA
- a CDS encoding adenylate kinase, whose product MRLVILGGPGAGKGTQAQKLCAHLNIPLIGTGDILRQAIAAQTELGRQAEPYVEKGELVPDPTMIEFIRKRVLESDAAGGWLLDGYPRTAFQAEELDFLLDDLGQHLDWAISLEVPESVLMSRSISRARLDDLPEIVQRRIDLFYEYTIPIMEYYEHRHRLLKVNADQPPAQIQQDILKVLNPSKI is encoded by the coding sequence GTGAGACTGGTAATTCTCGGAGGGCCAGGAGCCGGTAAAGGAACGCAAGCGCAAAAGCTGTGCGCTCACCTCAATATCCCTTTGATTGGCACCGGCGACATTTTACGACAAGCCATCGCTGCTCAAACTGAACTGGGGCGTCAAGCTGAACCTTATGTTGAAAAAGGCGAACTCGTGCCCGATCCCACTATGATTGAATTCATTCGCAAGCGAGTTTTAGAGTCTGATGCCGCCGGCGGTTGGCTGTTAGATGGCTATCCCCGCACCGCCTTCCAAGCTGAAGAATTAGACTTTTTGCTAGATGACTTGGGACAGCATTTAGATTGGGCAATTTCTTTAGAAGTCCCTGAAAGCGTCTTAATGAGCCGGTCAATCTCACGGGCACGCCTAGACGATTTGCCAGAAATTGTACAGCGGCGGATTGATTTATTCTATGAATATACAATTCCCATCATGGAATACTATGAACACCGGCACCGGCTCTTAAAAGTTAACGCCGACCAACCGCCGGCACAGATCCAGCAAGATATCTTGAAAGTTCTCAATCCATCTAAAATTTAA
- a CDS encoding FAD-dependent oxidoreductase, with amino-acid sequence MAVDYDLVIIGNTPAGFYAAAKAASLKARVALIAPEPLVNAGAHSKALTQISRTAQQMRAAHQFGIYCDTDEQISAAPQISVKLNEAMQWCAGIVSNLEAQQSPAVLASLGVDFIAGAGQFYPKPQLGFEVKDRRLRARAYLLATGTLSAIPDIDGLAATGYLTAETISQFANIKPQPQNLMVIGAEPTAIELAQTFVRLGKTVTLAVRSPYILPKEDPEAAQLIQAQLEAEGVRILTKTEVTQAKSIDGKKWVQAGNQAIEVDEILLAAGEQPNLDSLNLESVGVKWHLRGIELSEKLQTTNPRIFACGYNLAHLGNYEADIALKNALFLPVFKADYHGIPCGIFSDPQLARVGISEAQARSQYGKDVLVLRQYLKTIAGAQMLGETTGLCKIIVRGNGEILGASIVAPNAGELIYPIALAMRQKIKVEKLKLPAIWPSLSEITENTAAEWSRQRLSRNERLQDFLEGLFNWRRGRFK; translated from the coding sequence ATGGCAGTTGACTACGACTTAGTAATCATTGGAAACACTCCTGCCGGCTTTTATGCCGCAGCCAAAGCCGCATCCCTTAAAGCCAGAGTTGCCTTAATCGCACCCGAACCCTTGGTGAATGCCGGCGCACATAGCAAAGCATTAACCCAAATTAGCCGCACTGCTCAGCAAATGAGGGCAGCGCATCAATTTGGTATCTACTGCGACACTGATGAACAGATATCGGCAGCCCCGCAAATCTCCGTAAAATTGAACGAAGCAATGCAATGGTGTGCCGGCATTGTCTCTAACTTAGAAGCGCAGCAATCACCTGCAGTCTTGGCTTCTTTAGGCGTTGATTTCATTGCCGGTGCCGGCCAATTTTATCCCAAACCTCAGCTTGGTTTTGAAGTCAAAGATCGACGACTCCGCGCCCGCGCTTATCTACTCGCCACCGGCACTCTATCAGCGATTCCAGATATTGACGGACTCGCAGCGACCGGCTATCTTACTGCCGAGACAATTAGCCAGTTTGCTAACATCAAACCCCAGCCTCAAAACTTAATGGTAATTGGTGCAGAACCCACCGCAATAGAACTCGCTCAAACATTTGTGCGCCTGGGAAAAACTGTCACCCTAGCAGTCAGAAGCCCTTATATTTTACCCAAAGAAGACCCAGAAGCAGCACAGCTAATTCAGGCACAGCTAGAAGCTGAGGGAGTGCGTATTCTCACGAAAACCGAGGTAACTCAAGCTAAATCCATCGACGGTAAAAAATGGGTTCAAGCCGGCAACCAAGCAATTGAAGTGGATGAAATTTTGCTGGCAGCCGGTGAGCAGCCGAATCTAGACTCGTTAAATTTAGAATCGGTAGGGGTAAAATGGCATTTGCGGGGCATTGAGCTGAGCGAAAAACTGCAAACGACGAATCCCCGAATTTTTGCCTGTGGCTACAATCTTGCTCATCTGGGGAATTATGAAGCCGATATTGCGCTAAAGAATGCGCTATTTTTGCCGGTTTTCAAGGCAGATTATCACGGCATTCCCTGCGGAATTTTCAGCGATCCCCAACTAGCGCGGGTTGGAATCTCGGAAGCGCAAGCAAGAAGCCAATATGGAAAGGATGTTTTGGTGTTGCGGCAGTATTTGAAGACGATTGCCGGAGCGCAGATGCTGGGAGAAACGACAGGATTGTGTAAAATTATTGTTCGGGGCAATGGCGAGATTCTCGGCGCTTCGATTGTCGCGCCCAATGCCGGTGAGCTGATTTATCCGATTGCGCTGGCGATGCGGCAGAAAATTAAGGTAGAGAAGCTAAAATTGCCGGCAATCTGGCCCAGTTTATCAGAAATTACTGAGAATACGGCTGCGGAGTGGAGCCGGCAGCGTCTCAGCCGTAATGAACGTTTGCAAGATTTTTTGGAAGGTTTGTTCAATTGGCGTCGAGGCCGGTTTAAATAG
- a CDS encoding P-loop NTPase family protein, with protein sequence MVAQLETAVLNSPGRIPYTVEGLIQVFTGSHRSFFTSVMAQALRISGQGTPVLVVQFLKGGIGQGHEHPMRLGQNLDWIRCDLPRCIDTPHLDEVETQSLRKLWLHTQQVVLAGNYHLVVLDELSLAMNFGLIPEADVLAFLDKRPRHVDIILTGPEMPVAVLEVADQITEIRRSHRP encoded by the coding sequence ATGGTCGCACAGCTAGAAACCGCAGTTCTCAATTCTCCTGGTCGCATCCCCTATACCGTGGAAGGACTGATCCAAGTCTTCACCGGCAGCCACCGCAGCTTTTTCACCAGCGTCATGGCGCAAGCACTCAGAATTTCCGGTCAGGGGACGCCGGTGTTGGTGGTGCAATTTCTTAAAGGAGGAATTGGCCAAGGTCACGAACATCCAATGCGACTGGGGCAGAATTTAGACTGGATTCGCTGTGATTTGCCGCGCTGCATCGATACCCCCCACCTAGACGAAGTAGAAACGCAATCGCTGCGTAAGCTATGGCTGCATACCCAGCAAGTGGTGCTAGCCGGTAATTATCACCTTGTGGTTCTGGATGAACTGAGTTTGGCGATGAATTTTGGCTTGATTCCAGAGGCGGATGTCTTGGCATTTCTTGACAAACGTCCCCGTCATGTGGATATTATCTTGACCGGCCCTGAGATGCCGGTGGCCGTTTTGGAAGTTGCTGACCAAATTACGGAAATTCGGCGCAGTCACCGACCATAG
- the thyX gene encoding FAD-dependent thymidylate synthase produces MDRFRVEVISKTLNPQQVVYGALHQDYSEGFVFDERESWPSESKCGELIVKRLLAGERGHFGPIEHVQIVFNCGYFPHSVMQQVRTHRVGISFDVQCLGPNTEITFVDCEGQSAKKLRKTIGELYDLWTNGENAIRSRNIRGRNGELPGEYRRDCKKRIRKMRIRVLNEETGLFEFSHIKDVTCSGLQPVYRVTLEDGKSLDCTANHRLFTSEGWQTMGEAVGLTADRMTKQCFVMCNGTLAAGTGLYRDKAWLETQLGNGLYANEMAQLAGCSIEAVKKWVYIYRLSLNKRPMEGRTPWNKGNGGYKLNLSKESRQKRLENAKKYTKRGEDSHFWKGGTSTERELIGAWTRQIAAQVHQKFNYICQKCGTKGGKLHAHHLVPVFADESLAYEFNNLVSLCKECHEYIHQNNEEADFAKSYQPILEPQHWQPKPKPPGNKLRAHPVKVKSVEYLGKQITYDLEIEEPWHNFVANGMVVHNSNRYTGNRIAQAAQGLKDIEDVFYLRPVGHYLDRQGKRYDYTQEMREKDLSWCIEAAKRYQQLLEQGVSEEHARGIIPFDVRQHFVVSFNARSLMHLLDLRAKPDAQLECQKLCDLIMPHFKEWMPELAEWYEKSRLKKARLAP; encoded by the coding sequence ATGGATCGATTTCGAGTAGAAGTTATTTCTAAAACATTAAATCCCCAGCAGGTGGTTTATGGTGCCCTTCATCAAGATTATAGTGAGGGGTTTGTGTTTGACGAGCGCGAATCGTGGCCGTCTGAGTCAAAATGTGGCGAACTTATTGTTAAGCGTCTTTTAGCCGGCGAACGTGGGCATTTTGGGCCAATAGAACACGTTCAAATTGTGTTTAATTGTGGCTATTTTCCTCACAGTGTCATGCAGCAGGTACGGACACATCGTGTGGGAATTTCATTCGATGTACAATGTCTTGGCCCAAACACCGAGATTACCTTTGTCGATTGCGAAGGGCAAAGCGCCAAAAAATTACGCAAGACAATTGGGGAATTGTACGATCTCTGGACAAACGGAGAAAACGCGATTCGCTCCAGGAACATTCGAGGCAGAAACGGAGAACTGCCCGGAGAATATCGCCGCGATTGCAAAAAAAGAATCCGCAAAATGCGAATTCGCGTACTGAACGAAGAAACGGGACTGTTTGAATTTAGCCATATCAAAGATGTAACTTGTAGTGGACTTCAGCCCGTTTATCGCGTAACGCTTGAAGATGGAAAGAGCCTGGACTGCACCGCGAATCATCGACTTTTTACTTCAGAAGGGTGGCAGACAATGGGCGAAGCTGTTGGATTGACAGCGGACAGGATGACAAAGCAGTGCTTCGTAATGTGCAATGGAACGCTTGCAGCCGGCACAGGTCTTTACCGAGACAAAGCTTGGTTAGAGACACAGTTAGGCAATGGACTTTACGCAAATGAAATGGCACAGTTAGCGGGTTGCTCAATAGAGGCGGTTAAGAAATGGGTTTATATCTATAGATTGTCGCTCAACAAAAGACCAATGGAGGGAAGAACACCTTGGAACAAGGGCAATGGAGGATACAAACTCAACCTATCCAAAGAAAGCCGACAGAAACGTCTAGAAAATGCCAAGAAATATACAAAAAGAGGGGAAGATTCTCATTTCTGGAAAGGCGGCACATCGACTGAACGCGAACTTATAGGTGCGTGGACAAGACAAATTGCAGCCCAAGTTCACCAAAAATTTAATTACATTTGCCAAAAATGCGGAACAAAAGGAGGCAAGCTTCACGCACATCATTTAGTGCCGGTGTTTGCGGATGAATCCCTTGCGTATGAATTTAATAACTTGGTGAGTTTGTGCAAGGAATGCCATGAATATATCCACCAGAATAACGAAGAAGCTGATTTTGCTAAATCTTACCAACCAATCTTAGAACCTCAACATTGGCAGCCAAAACCTAAACCTCCTGGTAATAAACTCAGAGCGCATCCCGTCAAAGTCAAAAGTGTGGAGTACCTTGGCAAACAAATAACTTATGACTTAGAGATTGAAGAACCTTGGCATAACTTTGTAGCGAATGGCATGGTTGTTCACAACTCTAACCGCTACACCGGCAACCGCATCGCTCAAGCTGCTCAAGGTTTAAAAGATATCGAAGATGTGTTTTATTTACGTCCTGTCGGTCATTATCTGGATCGGCAGGGAAAACGTTATGACTACACTCAGGAAATGCGAGAAAAAGACTTATCTTGGTGTATTGAAGCCGCAAAACGCTATCAGCAACTTCTTGAGCAAGGAGTTTCTGAAGAACACGCAAGAGGAATTATTCCTTTTGATGTCCGGCAGCATTTTGTCGTATCTTTCAACGCGCGATCTTTAATGCATTTGCTTGACCTAAGAGCTAAACCAGATGCTCAGTTAGAATGTCAAAAACTCTGCGATCTCATTATGCCGCATTTCAAGGAATGGATGCCTGAATTAGCAGAGTGGTATGAGAAATCCAGGCTAAAAAAAGCGCGATTAGCTCCCTAA
- a CDS encoding VWA domain-containing protein: MNQPLAGLVKHSKIILLAGCIPFLMLAACGPQMTGSSAPAGNAPPVTAQKAAIPASETPGRRVAEDYNRIEDNPFQVVNNSPLSTFSIDVDTASYSNIRRFINEGQLPPPDAVRIEEMINYFTYDYPQPKGEQPFSVTTEISQAPWNPSHKLVQVGLQGKRISTENLPPSNLVFLIDVSGSMNRQNKLPLLKSALQLLVDELSEKDRVSIVVYAGAAGLVLPPTPGNQKDKILQAIDKLEAGGSTAGGEGIQLAYQVARNSFLKSGNNRIVMASDGDFNVGVSSDGELVRLIEDYRKRDIFLTILGFGMGNLKDSKMEQLANKGNGNYAYIDNLLEAKKVLVTEMGATLLTIAKDVKIQVEFNPAKVQAYRLIGYENRRLQSQDFNDDKKDAGELGAGHSVTALYEILPTGVKSDVNLPAVDDLRYQQKNNVAPAAYKSDELMLVKLRYKAPKAETSQLISQPLVDRGVKLENASNNLKFSAAVAAFGMVLRDSQYKGTANFDQVLSLAKQSKGTDLEGYRTEFIRLVEKSKSLAGK; the protein is encoded by the coding sequence ATGAACCAACCACTTGCCGGCCTCGTGAAACACTCGAAAATCATATTACTCGCCGGCTGCATTCCCTTCCTGATGTTAGCAGCGTGTGGCCCTCAGATGACCGGATCAAGTGCGCCTGCCGGCAATGCACCGCCGGTAACTGCACAAAAAGCCGCAATACCGGCATCTGAAACCCCTGGACGAAGAGTAGCCGAAGACTACAATCGCATTGAGGATAACCCATTTCAGGTTGTTAATAATAGCCCGCTTTCAACATTTTCTATCGATGTAGATACGGCATCCTACAGTAACATTCGACGGTTTATTAATGAAGGTCAACTCCCGCCGCCAGACGCCGTTAGAATCGAAGAAATGATTAATTACTTTACTTACGATTATCCTCAGCCTAAAGGTGAACAACCCTTTTCGGTTACAACAGAAATTTCTCAAGCGCCTTGGAACCCTTCACACAAGTTAGTTCAGGTTGGTTTACAAGGAAAACGCATTTCCACTGAAAATTTACCGCCGAGCAATCTTGTCTTTCTTATAGATGTTTCTGGCTCAATGAATAGGCAGAATAAACTACCGTTGCTCAAATCAGCTTTGCAATTATTGGTTGATGAGTTATCTGAAAAAGACCGGGTATCGATTGTTGTGTATGCTGGGGCTGCCGGCTTAGTTTTACCACCAACTCCCGGCAACCAAAAAGACAAGATATTACAGGCAATTGACAAACTAGAGGCAGGCGGTTCTACTGCCGGCGGTGAAGGCATTCAACTTGCCTATCAAGTTGCCCGAAATAGTTTCCTAAAATCTGGGAATAATCGCATCGTCATGGCAAGTGATGGGGATTTTAATGTTGGGGTTTCCAGCGATGGGGAACTGGTACGTCTGATAGAAGATTATCGAAAGCGAGATATCTTTCTCACGATTCTTGGATTCGGTATGGGAAATCTCAAAGACTCTAAGATGGAGCAATTGGCAAATAAAGGTAATGGAAATTACGCTTATATCGATAACCTTTTAGAAGCCAAAAAAGTTTTAGTGACGGAGATGGGCGCAACGCTATTAACAATAGCCAAGGACGTAAAGATTCAAGTTGAATTTAATCCCGCTAAAGTTCAAGCTTACCGTTTAATTGGGTATGAAAACCGGCGGCTACAAAGTCAAGATTTTAATGATGACAAAAAAGATGCTGGAGAGTTGGGCGCGGGACATTCGGTAACAGCATTATATGAAATTCTCCCGACTGGGGTGAAAAGTGATGTCAACTTGCCGGCTGTTGATGATTTGCGATATCAACAAAAAAATAATGTCGCACCGGCTGCTTATAAAAGTGATGAACTGATGCTAGTTAAGTTACGTTACAAAGCGCCTAAAGCGGAAACTTCTCAGTTAATCTCACAGCCATTAGTTGACCGAGGTGTAAAATTAGAAAATGCCTCAAATAACTTGAAATTTTCTGCAGCCGTTGCTGCATTTGGTATGGTTTTGCGGGATTCTCAATACAAAGGAACTGCGAATTTTGATCAAGTTTTAAGCCTTGCCAAGCAATCGAAGGGTACAGACTTGGAAGGCTACCGAACCGAATTTATCCGTTTGGTTGAAAAGAGCAAATCTCTAGCAGGAAAATAA
- the cobD gene encoding threonine-phosphate decarboxylase CobD — protein sequence MKQPAHGGNLAWAAALAGCPPSAILDFSASINPLGPPSSAISAIQTHISELRAYPDPDYQELRTALAQLHQLSPEWILPGNGSAELLTLAGRDFSQLAETYLLTPAFGDYRRALKAFDVNVFECPLSFVREQWSLVLSQSQGTQNKGLLLNNPHNPTGTLFQKETILPYLEQFALVVVDEAFMDFLPADRQQSLVPVVRDYPNLVILRSLTKFYSLPGLRLGYAIAHPEHLRKWQLWRDPWPVNVLAAAAGVAVVQDTEFQQKTWDWLPPARTQLFEGLAQIPGLQPHAGAANFLLVESDQPTSWLQQTLLKRKQILIRDCLSFPELGERYFRVAVRLESENQRLLEALAEILSGKDKPEK from the coding sequence TTGAAGCAACCGGCACATGGGGGGAATTTAGCTTGGGCAGCGGCATTAGCCGGCTGCCCCCCTTCGGCCATTCTTGATTTTTCTGCCAGTATCAATCCCTTGGGTCCTCCCAGCAGCGCGATATCGGCGATTCAAACCCATATCAGCGAGCTGAGAGCTTATCCCGACCCGGATTATCAGGAACTGCGGACGGCGCTGGCTCAGCTGCACCAGCTTAGCCCTGAGTGGATTCTTCCTGGTAATGGCTCGGCAGAGTTATTAACGCTTGCCGGCAGGGATTTTTCGCAACTGGCAGAGACTTATTTGCTTACGCCGGCATTTGGTGACTACAGGCGGGCACTCAAGGCATTTGATGTGAATGTGTTTGAGTGTCCTTTGTCATTTGTCAGAGAGCAGTGGTCACTTGTTTTGAGTCAATCCCAAGGGACGCAAAACAAAGGACTTTTACTCAATAACCCGCACAACCCCACCGGCACTCTGTTCCAAAAAGAAACGATTCTGCCTTACTTAGAGCAATTTGCTCTGGTAGTGGTCGATGAAGCTTTTATGGACTTTCTACCGGCAGATCGGCAGCAGAGTTTAGTGCCGGTGGTGCGGGATTACCCCAACTTAGTGATTCTGCGCTCACTGACGAAATTCTATAGCCTGCCCGGACTTCGCTTAGGTTATGCAATTGCACATCCAGAGCATTTACGCAAGTGGCAGTTGTGGCGTGATCCGTGGCCGGTCAATGTTTTAGCAGCCGCTGCCGGCGTAGCCGTGGTGCAAGATACCGAATTTCAACAAAAAACCTGGGATTGGTTGCCACCGGCACGAACCCAACTATTTGAGGGACTGGCACAAATACCCGGTTTGCAACCTCATGCCGGTGCTGCCAACTTCTTACTCGTAGAGTCCGATCAGCCTACTTCTTGGCTGCAACAAACATTACTCAAGCGCAAACAAATTTTAATCCGCGACTGCCTCAGCTTTCCCGAATTGGGCGAACGTTACTTTCGGGTTGCCGTTCGCTTAGAATCTGAAAACCAACGTTTACTAGAAGCACTAGCAGAAATCCTGTCAGGAAAAGACAAGCCTGAAAAATGA
- the dcd gene encoding dCTP deaminase, translated as MIKNDIWIARMAEKGMISPFESKLVRRNEELPVISYGLSSFGYDIRLSPVEFRIFRHIPGTVVDPKNFNPENLEPTKLYTDKNGSYFVLPAHSYGLGVALERLEIPDTITVVCIGKSSYARCGIIANITPAEAAWRGHLTLEFSNSSSADCRIYANEGVVQLLFFEGEPCSISYETRQGKYQDQSEMVTLPRV; from the coding sequence ATGATTAAAAACGATATTTGGATTGCTCGAATGGCAGAGAAAGGCATGATTTCTCCCTTTGAGTCTAAATTAGTTCGACGCAATGAGGAGCTACCTGTTATTTCCTACGGTCTTAGTAGCTTTGGTTATGATATCAGGCTGTCTCCCGTTGAATTCCGAATTTTTCGCCACATTCCGGGAACCGTTGTCGATCCCAAAAACTTTAATCCTGAGAATTTAGAACCAACAAAGCTTTATACAGATAAAAACGGCAGTTATTTTGTTCTGCCAGCACACTCTTACGGTTTGGGAGTTGCACTGGAAAGATTAGAAATTCCCGACACTATTACTGTAGTTTGTATCGGGAAAAGCTCTTACGCGCGTTGTGGAATTATCGCAAATATAACGCCGGCAGAAGCAGCATGGCGAGGTCATTTAACCCTAGAGTTTTCTAACTCTTCAAGTGCTGATTGTCGAATTTATGCTAATGAGGGCGTCGTGCAACTGCTATTTTTTGAAGGAGAACCCTGTTCAATCAGTTATGAAACTCGTCAGGGTAAATATCAAGATCAATCAGAGATGGTGACTTTACCCAGAGTTTAA